In the Cydia fagiglandana chromosome 14, ilCydFagi1.1, whole genome shotgun sequence genome, one interval contains:
- the LOC134670712 gene encoding uncharacterized protein LOC134670712: MTCSIQRTPCGCLEWLMPCTKINNEQTPLLSQQEPLAELLPEQPPEQRCSLSDHRLRLQLRLYRALLLPEEPRQPLDPSELLAAQQRWRAAVKAAQERCFK, translated from the exons atgaCTTGCAGCATTCAGAGGACCCCATGCGGATGCCTGGAATGGCTTATGCCGTGTACCAAAAT AAACAATGAGCAAACACCGCTGCTGAGCCAGCAGGAGCCACTGGCGGAGCTGCTGCCAGAGCAGCCCCCAGAGCAGCGTTGTAGCCTTTCCGACCACAGGCTGAGGCTACAACTCAGGCTGTACAGGGCGCTGCTCCTGCCCGAAGAACCCAGGCAGCCGCTTGACCCGTCAGAGCTCCTGGCTGCTCAACAGCGGTGGCGGGCAGCTGTAAAAGCTGCGCAGGAACGCTGCTTCAAATAG